The Streptomyces sp. NBC_01689 genome includes a window with the following:
- a CDS encoding lamin tail domain-containing protein: MRTRAALPALAGAVALTGAFLLSTPAQAAGGVTIHHVWFDSPGSDNRSNTSLNGEWVQIKNTSSAAVSLKGWILKDVSNHRYTFPNVRIGAGRTMKVHTGSGTDTTTDKFQHRRAYVWNNTSDTATLTKASGSKVDSCSWTTRDPSDKYC; the protein is encoded by the coding sequence ATGCGGACTCGCGCCGCCCTGCCCGCGCTCGCGGGCGCCGTCGCACTGACGGGCGCTTTCCTTCTCAGCACTCCGGCTCAGGCCGCCGGCGGTGTGACCATCCATCACGTCTGGTTCGACAGCCCGGGCTCCGACAACCGCTCCAACACGAGCCTCAACGGCGAGTGGGTGCAGATCAAGAACACCAGTTCGGCGGCGGTCTCGCTCAAGGGCTGGATCCTGAAGGACGTGTCGAACCACCGGTACACCTTCCCGAACGTCAGAATCGGCGCGGGCCGGACCATGAAGGTGCACACCGGAAGCGGTACGGACACCACGACGGACAAGTTCCAGCACCGCCGCGCCTACGTGTGGAACAACACGAGTGACACGGCCACGCTGACGAAGGCGAGCGGCTCGAAGGTCGACTCGTGCTCGTGGACGACCAGGGATCCCAGCGACAAGTACTGCTGA
- a CDS encoding acyl-CoA dehydrogenase family protein: MSFLSATPHRPTVTEREARQVAEAAREQDWRKPSFAKELFLGRFRLDLIHPHPLPPDEAVQRGEEFLAKLRDFCETKIDSARIEREARIPDEVVDGLKELGALGMKIDTKYGGLGLTQVYYNKALALVGSASPAIGALLSAHQSIGVPQPLKIFGTKEQKDTFLPRCARTDISAFLLTEPDVGSDPARLATTAVPDGDDYVLDGVKLWTTNGVVADLLVVMARVPKSEGHKGGITAFVVEAGSDGITVEHRNAFMGLRGLENGVTRFHQVRVPAANRIGPEGAGLKIALTTLNTGRLSLPAMCVGAGKWCLKIAREWSAAREQWGKPVAFHEAVGAKISFIAATTFALEAVVDLSSQMADEDRNDIRIEAALAKLYGSEMACLMADELVQIRGGRGFETAASLKARGERAVPAEQILRDLRINRIFEGSTEIMHLLIAREAVDAHLSVAGDLIDPDKSLSDKAKAGANAGVFYAKWLPKLVAGPGQLPRSYGEFQHGIDLSPHLRYVERSARKLARSTFYAMSRWQGRMETKQGFLGRIVDIGAELFAMSAACVRAELLRTEGEHGREAYQLADAFCRQSRIRVDELFGRLWTNTDELDRRVVKNVMSGTYTWLEEGVVDPSGDGPWIADATPGPAQRENVRRPIR, encoded by the coding sequence GTGAGCTTCTTGTCCGCAACACCCCACCGGCCCACAGTCACCGAACGTGAGGCCCGTCAGGTCGCCGAGGCGGCGCGGGAGCAGGACTGGCGCAAGCCCAGCTTCGCCAAGGAACTGTTCCTCGGGCGCTTCCGGCTCGACCTGATCCACCCGCACCCCCTGCCGCCCGACGAGGCGGTCCAGCGTGGTGAGGAATTCCTCGCCAAGCTGCGCGACTTCTGCGAGACGAAGATCGACTCCGCCCGGATCGAGCGCGAGGCACGGATCCCCGACGAGGTCGTCGACGGGCTCAAGGAGCTCGGCGCCCTCGGCATGAAGATCGACACCAAGTACGGCGGCCTCGGCCTCACCCAGGTGTACTACAACAAGGCGCTCGCCCTGGTCGGCTCCGCGAGCCCGGCGATCGGCGCACTGCTCTCCGCGCACCAGTCGATCGGCGTCCCCCAGCCGCTGAAGATCTTCGGGACCAAGGAGCAGAAGGACACCTTCCTGCCCCGCTGCGCCCGTACCGACATCTCCGCCTTCCTGCTCACCGAGCCGGACGTCGGTTCGGACCCGGCGCGGCTGGCCACGACCGCCGTGCCGGACGGCGACGACTACGTCCTCGACGGCGTGAAGCTCTGGACGACCAACGGTGTCGTCGCCGATCTGCTGGTGGTCATGGCGCGGGTGCCGAAGTCGGAGGGGCACAAGGGCGGCATCACGGCGTTCGTGGTGGAGGCCGGTTCCGACGGCATCACCGTCGAGCACCGCAACGCGTTCATGGGCCTGCGCGGCCTGGAGAACGGTGTCACCCGCTTCCACCAGGTGCGCGTCCCCGCCGCGAACCGGATCGGCCCCGAGGGCGCGGGTCTGAAGATCGCGCTGACCACCCTCAACACCGGCCGGCTCTCGCTCCCCGCCATGTGCGTCGGGGCGGGCAAGTGGTGCCTCAAGATCGCCCGCGAGTGGTCCGCCGCGCGCGAGCAGTGGGGCAAGCCGGTGGCCTTCCACGAGGCGGTCGGAGCGAAGATCTCCTTCATCGCGGCGACCACGTTCGCACTGGAGGCGGTCGTCGACCTGTCCTCCCAGATGGCCGACGAGGACCGCAACGACATCCGTATCGAGGCCGCCCTCGCCAAGCTGTACGGCTCCGAGATGGCCTGCCTGATGGCGGACGAACTGGTCCAGATCCGCGGCGGCCGCGGCTTCGAGACCGCCGCGTCCCTCAAGGCCCGCGGCGAACGGGCGGTCCCGGCCGAGCAGATCCTGCGGGACCTGCGCATCAACCGCATCTTCGAGGGCTCGACGGAGATCATGCACCTGCTGATCGCCCGCGAGGCCGTGGACGCCCACCTCTCGGTGGCCGGCGACCTCATCGACCCCGACAAGTCCCTCTCGGACAAGGCGAAGGCGGGCGCCAACGCCGGTGTCTTCTACGCGAAGTGGCTCCCGAAACTGGTCGCGGGCCCCGGCCAGCTGCCCCGCTCGTACGGCGAGTTCCAGCACGGCATCGACCTCTCGCCGCACCTGCGCTACGTCGAGCGCAGCGCCCGCAAACTGGCCCGCTCCACCTTCTACGCCATGTCCCGCTGGCAGGGACGGATGGAGACCAAGCAGGGCTTCCTGGGCCGGATCGTGGACATCGGCGCCGAGCTCTTCGCGATGAGCGCCGCCTGTGTGCGCGCCGAACTCCTGCGCACCGAGGGGGAGCACGGCCGTGAGGCCTACCAGCTCGCCGACGCGTTCTGCAGGCAGTCCCGCATCCGCGTCGACGAACTCTTCGGGCGGCTGTGGACCAACACCGACGAGCTCGACCGCAGGGTCGTGAAGAACGTGATGTCGGGCACGTACACCTGGCTGGAGGAAGGGGTCGTCGACCCGTCGGGCGACGGCCCGTGGATCGCCGACGCGACGCCCGGTCCCGCCCAGCGGGAGAACGTGCGCCGGCCCATCCGCTGA
- a CDS encoding general stress protein, with protein sequence MTQQPLTAPLDRPVVGSYPTYEGAQRAVDFLSDSKFPVEHTAIIGSDLRMVETVLGRLTRGRAALAGAGSGAWFGLLVGLLLSLFAAGNHHVLVLMISGLFYGAIFGALFGFAGHAFTGGRRDFASRSQIVAARYDVVAEAEVAEEAKNLLIKLGWREH encoded by the coding sequence ATGACCCAGCAACCCCTGACAGCGCCGCTCGACCGGCCGGTGGTCGGCTCGTATCCGACCTACGAGGGCGCGCAGCGCGCGGTCGACTTCCTCTCCGACAGCAAGTTCCCGGTGGAGCACACCGCGATCATCGGCTCCGATCTGCGGATGGTGGAGACGGTGCTGGGCCGGCTCACCCGTGGGCGGGCCGCCCTGGCCGGCGCGGGTTCGGGCGCCTGGTTCGGGCTGCTGGTCGGCCTGCTCCTGTCGCTGTTCGCGGCGGGCAACCATCACGTCCTGGTGCTGATGATCAGCGGCCTGTTCTACGGAGCGATCTTCGGCGCGCTCTTCGGCTTCGCCGGCCACGCGTTCACCGGGGGCCGCCGCGACTTCGCGTCCCGCAGCCAGATCGTCGCCGCCCGCTACGACGTGGTCGCCGAGGCGGAGGTGGCCGAGGAGGCGAAGAACCTGCTCATCAAACTCGGTTGGCGCGAACACTGA
- a CDS encoding PucR family transcriptional regulator, whose product MPPTLASLVHHSALKLTVRAGEDRLDVPVRWAHVSELADPVPYMEGGELLLITALTLDAEDPDVMRRYVKRLAGAGVVGLGFAVGVNYEEIPEALVDAAVEEGLPLLEVPRRTPFLAISKAVSAAIAADQYRAVTAGFAAQRELTKQALSDGPQGLLAALAGQVDGWAALYDASGAVVAAAPEWAGRRAARLTPDVERLRERPAPASSVVGGEDRVELHSLGTGRRPRAALAVGTAAALGTAERYAVHSAIALLTLTTERSRPLHAAEQRIGAAVLRMLLAGQPEHARTVAGDLYGDLLDAPFRLILAESASASAARAHADGHARVAAPKQSRSQVAVPDTNGDPLGGLAEIVESAAARSGESVLVVPDGERLVVLAVDGGAAVAACGEYALALDTARTAAPEQSPGEEDEPVIGLSAPAGPIAAAAAYKQAEQALSVARRRGRSLVEHEELAAGSVLPLLADDAVRAFADGLLRALYEHDATGRGDLVASLRAWLSRHGQWDAAAADLGVHRHTLRYRMRRVEEILGRSLDDPDVRMELWLALKTTATATE is encoded by the coding sequence ATGCCACCCACGCTCGCCTCGCTCGTCCACCACTCCGCGCTCAAGCTGACCGTGCGGGCGGGCGAGGACCGGCTGGACGTGCCCGTCCGCTGGGCCCATGTCAGCGAGCTCGCCGACCCCGTGCCGTACATGGAGGGCGGGGAGCTGCTGCTCATCACCGCGCTCACCCTGGACGCGGAGGACCCGGACGTCATGCGGCGCTACGTGAAGCGCCTCGCCGGAGCCGGGGTGGTGGGCCTGGGCTTCGCCGTCGGGGTCAACTACGAGGAGATCCCCGAGGCGCTCGTCGACGCGGCCGTGGAGGAGGGGCTGCCGCTGCTGGAGGTGCCCCGCCGCACGCCGTTCCTGGCGATCAGCAAGGCCGTCTCGGCCGCGATCGCCGCCGACCAGTACCGGGCCGTGACCGCGGGCTTCGCCGCACAGCGCGAACTGACCAAGCAGGCGCTGAGCGACGGCCCGCAGGGGCTCCTGGCCGCGCTCGCCGGACAGGTCGACGGCTGGGCCGCGCTCTACGACGCCTCGGGTGCCGTCGTCGCCGCCGCGCCCGAGTGGGCCGGACGCCGGGCCGCGCGGCTCACCCCGGACGTGGAACGGCTGCGCGAGCGGCCCGCGCCCGCGAGTTCGGTGGTGGGCGGCGAGGACCGCGTCGAACTGCACTCGCTCGGGACCGGCCGCCGGCCCCGAGCGGCGCTCGCCGTCGGCACGGCCGCCGCCCTCGGCACCGCCGAGCGGTACGCCGTGCACTCCGCGATCGCCCTGCTCACCCTCACCACCGAACGGTCGCGCCCGCTGCACGCGGCGGAGCAGCGGATCGGCGCGGCCGTGCTGCGCATGCTGCTCGCCGGCCAGCCCGAGCACGCCCGGACCGTGGCGGGGGACCTGTACGGGGACCTGCTCGACGCGCCGTTCCGGCTCATCCTCGCCGAGTCGGCGTCCGCCTCGGCGGCCCGGGCACACGCGGACGGACACGCCCGGGTCGCCGCGCCGAAGCAGTCCAGGAGCCAGGTCGCGGTGCCGGACACGAACGGCGACCCGCTCGGCGGACTCGCCGAGATCGTCGAGTCCGCCGCCGCCCGCTCCGGCGAGTCCGTGCTCGTCGTGCCCGACGGCGAGCGACTGGTCGTGCTCGCCGTCGACGGAGGCGCGGCGGTCGCCGCGTGCGGGGAGTACGCCCTCGCGCTGGACACCGCGCGGACGGCGGCCCCGGAGCAGTCGCCGGGCGAGGAGGACGAACCGGTCATCGGCCTGTCCGCCCCGGCCGGGCCGATCGCCGCGGCCGCCGCCTACAAACAGGCCGAACAGGCACTGTCCGTCGCCCGGCGCCGGGGGCGCTCGCTGGTCGAGCACGAGGAACTGGCCGCCGGGTCGGTACTGCCGCTGCTCGCGGACGACGCGGTGCGGGCGTTCGCCGACGGGCTGCTGCGGGCGCTGTACGAGCACGACGCGACCGGGCGGGGCGACCTGGTGGCCTCCCTGCGGGCGTGGCTGTCGCGGCACGGGCAGTGGGACGCGGCGGCCGCGGATCTCGGTGTGCACCGGCATACGCTGCGTTATCGCATGCGGCGGGTCGAGGAGATCCTCGGGAGGTCGCTCGACGATCCCGATGTCCGGATGGAACTCTGGCTGGCGCTGAAGACGACGGCGACGGCCACGGAATAG
- a CDS encoding aldehyde dehydrogenase family protein, protein MTSTHAFWLAGRQATGETAFDVTSPWDGHVVAQVSVPTEAQVEEAVAAAYAVRDEFAATPAHVRAAALDHVSRRLVERTEEIARLISAENGKPVKWARGEVGRAVSVFRFAAEEARRFNGGEAQRLDTDLGGQGRLALTRRFPKGVVLGIAPFNFPLNLCAHKIAPAIAAGAPIILKPAPATPLSGLIIGDLLAETDLPAGSWSILPVSNDRMPALVQDERLPVISFTGSEKVGYAIMDSVPRKHCTLELGGNGAAVVLADWASDQDLDRAATRIATFSNYQGGQSCISVQRVIADASVYDRLLPRIVAAVEAQVTGDPSDDRTDVGPLVSEDAAKRVETWVDEAVAAGASLLTGGKRDGASYAPTVLADVPDDVTVSCEEVFGPVLTVRKVDGEAAAFAAVNDSKYGLQAGVFTHDLQSAFRAHRALEVGGVIIGDVPSYRADQMPYGGVKQSGVGREGVKFAMDDYTYERVLVLTGLAL, encoded by the coding sequence ATGACTTCCACCCACGCCTTCTGGCTCGCCGGCCGCCAGGCCACCGGCGAGACCGCTTTCGACGTGACCTCACCGTGGGACGGCCACGTCGTCGCCCAGGTCAGCGTCCCGACCGAGGCCCAGGTCGAGGAGGCCGTGGCCGCCGCGTACGCCGTGCGCGACGAGTTCGCCGCCACCCCCGCCCACGTCCGCGCCGCCGCCCTCGACCACGTGAGCCGCCGCCTCGTCGAGCGCACCGAGGAGATCGCGCGGCTGATCTCCGCCGAGAACGGCAAGCCGGTCAAGTGGGCCCGCGGCGAGGTCGGCCGCGCGGTCTCCGTCTTCCGGTTCGCCGCGGAGGAAGCCCGCAGGTTCAACGGCGGCGAGGCCCAGCGCCTGGACACCGACCTCGGCGGCCAGGGCCGTCTCGCCCTGACCCGCCGCTTCCCCAAGGGCGTCGTCCTCGGCATCGCGCCGTTCAACTTCCCCCTCAACCTGTGCGCCCACAAGATCGCCCCGGCCATCGCCGCCGGCGCGCCGATCATCCTCAAGCCCGCTCCCGCGACGCCGCTGTCGGGCCTGATCATCGGTGACCTGCTGGCCGAGACGGACCTGCCGGCCGGTTCCTGGTCGATCCTGCCGGTCTCCAACGACCGCATGCCCGCCCTCGTCCAGGACGAGCGCCTGCCCGTGATCTCCTTCACCGGCTCCGAGAAGGTCGGCTACGCGATCATGGACTCGGTGCCCCGCAAGCACTGCACCCTGGAACTGGGCGGCAACGGCGCGGCGGTCGTGCTCGCCGACTGGGCGAGCGACCAGGACCTGGACCGGGCCGCGACCCGGATCGCCACCTTCTCGAACTACCAGGGCGGCCAGTCCTGCATCTCCGTGCAGCGGGTGATCGCGGACGCCTCCGTCTACGACCGGCTCCTGCCGCGCATCGTCGCCGCGGTCGAGGCCCAGGTGACCGGTGACCCGTCGGACGACAGGACCGACGTCGGCCCGCTCGTCAGCGAGGACGCGGCCAAGCGCGTCGAGACCTGGGTCGACGAGGCGGTCGCGGCGGGTGCCTCGCTCCTCACCGGCGGCAAGCGCGACGGTGCCTCGTACGCCCCGACGGTCCTCGCCGACGTGCCGGACGACGTCACCGTCTCCTGCGAGGAGGTCTTCGGCCCCGTCCTCACGGTGCGCAAGGTGGACGGCGAGGCAGCCGCCTTCGCCGCCGTCAACGACTCCAAGTACGGCCTGCAGGCGGGTGTGTTCACCCACGACCTGCAGAGTGCGTTCCGCGCGCACCGGGCGCTGGAGGTCGGCGGCGTGATCATCGGCGACGTGCCGTCCTACCGCGCCGACCAGATGCCCTACGGCGGGGTGAAGCAGTCCGGCGTCGGACGCGAGGGCGTCAAGTTCGCGATGGACGACTACACCTACGAGCGCGTCCTCGTGCTGACGGGTCTCGCCCTCTGA
- the dxr gene encoding 1-deoxy-D-xylulose-5-phosphate reductoisomerase, producing MSDSPAPLADPHLVFDPVDGVRDVVILGSTGSIGTQAIDLVLRNPDRFRVTGLSAAGGRVGLLAEQAHRLRVRTVAVAREDVVPALREALAAQYSAGEPLPEILAGADAATHLAGSDGHTVLNGITGSIGLAPTLAALEAGRTLALANKESLIVGGPLVKALAKPGQIIPVDSEHAALFQALAAGTRADVRKLVVTASGGPFRGRTKAELANVTPADALAHPTWAMGPVITINSATLVNKGLEVIEAHLLYDIPFDRIEVVVHPQSYVHSMVEYTDGSTLAQATPPDMRGPIAIGLGWPERVPDAAPACDWTKASSWEFFPLDDEAFPSVGLARHVGRLAGTAPAVFNAANEECVDAFLNGTLPFNGIMETVTQVVEEHGTPRSGTSLTVADVLEAETWARARARELTAQTTTAEARA from the coding sequence ATGAGCGACAGTCCAGCCCCCCTCGCTGATCCGCATCTCGTCTTCGACCCCGTGGACGGAGTCAGGGATGTCGTGATCCTCGGCTCCACCGGGTCGATCGGGACCCAGGCCATCGATCTCGTGCTGCGCAACCCCGACCGCTTCCGCGTCACCGGGCTCTCCGCCGCAGGCGGCAGGGTCGGACTGCTCGCCGAGCAGGCCCACCGGCTGCGGGTGCGGACGGTCGCCGTCGCGCGCGAGGACGTCGTCCCCGCACTGCGGGAGGCCCTGGCCGCCCAGTACTCCGCCGGTGAGCCGCTCCCCGAGATCCTCGCGGGAGCCGACGCCGCCACCCACCTCGCCGGATCCGACGGTCACACCGTCCTCAACGGCATCACCGGCTCCATCGGCCTCGCCCCCACCCTCGCCGCCCTGGAGGCGGGCCGCACCCTCGCGCTCGCCAACAAGGAGTCGCTCATCGTCGGCGGCCCGCTGGTGAAGGCGCTGGCCAAGCCGGGACAGATCATCCCCGTCGACTCCGAGCACGCGGCGCTGTTCCAGGCGCTGGCGGCCGGCACCCGCGCCGACGTCCGCAAACTCGTCGTGACCGCCTCCGGGGGACCCTTCCGGGGCCGTACCAAGGCGGAACTGGCGAACGTCACACCGGCCGACGCGCTCGCCCACCCCACCTGGGCCATGGGGCCGGTCATCACCATCAACTCCGCGACCCTGGTCAACAAGGGACTGGAAGTCATCGAGGCGCACCTCCTCTACGACATTCCCTTCGATCGCATTGAGGTGGTCGTGCACCCGCAGTCGTATGTCCACTCGATGGTCGAGTACACGGACGGATCGACACTGGCCCAGGCGACGCCCCCCGACATGCGGGGGCCGATCGCCATCGGTCTCGGCTGGCCGGAGCGCGTCCCCGACGCGGCCCCGGCCTGCGACTGGACCAAGGCGTCGAGCTGGGAGTTCTTCCCGCTCGACGACGAGGCGTTCCCCTCGGTCGGACTCGCCCGGCACGTGGGCCGGCTCGCGGGCACGGCTCCGGCGGTGTTCAATGCCGCGAACGAGGAGTGCGTCGACGCGTTCCTGAACGGCACCCTGCCGTTCAATGGGATCATGGAGACCGTCACACAGGTGGTCGAGGAACACGGAACACCCCGATCGGGAACTTCCCTGACCGTGGCGGACGTCCTCGAAGCGGAGACCTGGGCGCGCGCCCGGGCCCGGGAACTGACGGCACAGACGACAACCGCGGAGGCTCGTGCATGA
- a CDS encoding LacI family DNA-binding transcriptional regulator, with amino-acid sequence MVTLAEVARHAGVSASTVSYVLSGKRSISADTRQRVERSIQELGYHPNAGARALASSRSNIIALMVPLRTDMYVPVMMEIAIAVATHARTFGYDVLLLTGEEGPDAVRRVTGSGLADAMILMDVELDDERLPLLRRTDRPSVLIGLPADTSGLTCVDLDFGATGALCAEHLAMLGHRDIAVIGEAPAVYERHTGFAERTLDGLRSRARELGLRLLHRPCEGGFDAMSLTLARVFDERPATTGFVVQNESAVEPLLALLRRQRRAVPEDVSVIAVCPDQVATQASVRLTSVAIPAQEMGRRAVEQVIAKLEGRDDDEVALIAPELTIRASTGPAPGAA; translated from the coding sequence ATGGTCACCCTTGCCGAGGTCGCCCGTCACGCCGGAGTCTCGGCGAGCACGGTGAGCTATGTCCTCAGCGGTAAGCGGTCCATCTCCGCCGACACCCGGCAGCGGGTCGAGCGGAGCATCCAGGAGCTCGGCTACCACCCGAACGCGGGCGCCCGCGCCCTGGCGAGCAGCCGGTCCAACATCATCGCTCTGATGGTTCCACTCCGTACCGACATGTACGTACCCGTGATGATGGAGATCGCCATCGCGGTGGCGACCCACGCCCGCACCTTCGGGTACGACGTGCTGCTGCTCACCGGCGAGGAAGGACCCGACGCCGTACGCCGGGTCACCGGCAGCGGGCTGGCCGACGCGATGATCCTGATGGACGTCGAACTCGACGACGAGCGGCTGCCGTTGCTGCGCCGCACGGACCGGCCCTCCGTCCTGATCGGGCTGCCCGCCGACACCTCGGGGCTGACCTGCGTCGATCTCGACTTCGGGGCGACGGGCGCGCTGTGCGCCGAGCATCTGGCGATGCTGGGCCACCGGGACATCGCCGTCATCGGCGAGGCCCCCGCCGTCTACGAACGGCACACCGGTTTCGCCGAGCGCACGCTCGACGGACTCCGGTCCCGGGCCCGGGAGTTGGGCCTGCGGTTGCTGCACCGCCCGTGCGAGGGCGGCTTCGACGCGATGTCCCTGACCCTGGCCCGCGTCTTCGACGAACGCCCCGCCACCACGGGCTTCGTCGTGCAGAACGAGTCCGCGGTCGAGCCGCTGCTCGCCCTGCTGCGCCGGCAGCGCCGGGCCGTCCCCGAGGACGTGTCGGTGATCGCGGTCTGCCCGGACCAGGTCGCCACCCAGGCCTCCGTGCGGCTGACGTCGGTCGCCATCCCCGCGCAGGAGATGGGCCGACGTGCGGTCGAGCAGGTGATCGCCAAACTGGAGGGCCGCGACGACGACGAAGTCGCGCTCATCGCACCGGAGTTGACGATCCGCGCGAGCACGGGACCGGCCCCCGGGGCGGCCTGA
- a CDS encoding M50 family metallopeptidase, whose translation MTTLMMILGIVVFAVGLLISIAWHELGHLSTAKLFGIRVPQYMVGFGPTIWSRKKGETEYGVKAVPLGGYIRMIGMFPPGPDGRIEARSTSPFRGMIEDARSAAFEELKPGDETRLFYTRKPWKRVIVMFAGPFMNLVLAVAIFLGVMMTFGVQTQTTTVGKVSDCVIQQSENRSKCASGDEAAPAKAAGLRGGDKIVAFDGRAVDDWAALQSDIRSNPGKDVTIVVDRKGERVELKAHLIKNQVSKTDGNGGYVEGKYVYAGFLGFTPASGIVQQSFGQSVDRMGDMMQNGVESLVSLPGKIPDLWNAAFGDGPRKADSPMGVVGAARIGGDVFTLDIPASQQVAMMLLLVAGFNLSLFLFNMLPLLPLDGGHIAGALWESLRRGTARVLKRPDPGPFDVAKLMPVAYVVAGIFVCFTLLVLVADVVNPVKIS comes from the coding sequence ATGACGACCCTGATGATGATCCTCGGCATAGTCGTCTTCGCGGTCGGCCTGCTCATCTCGATCGCCTGGCACGAGCTGGGACATCTGTCGACGGCCAAGCTCTTCGGCATCCGCGTGCCGCAGTACATGGTCGGCTTCGGTCCGACCATCTGGTCGCGGAAGAAGGGCGAGACCGAGTACGGGGTGAAGGCGGTCCCGCTCGGTGGCTACATCCGCATGATCGGGATGTTCCCGCCGGGTCCCGACGGCCGGATCGAGGCACGCTCGACCTCTCCCTTCCGGGGCATGATCGAGGACGCCAGGTCCGCCGCCTTCGAAGAGCTGAAGCCCGGTGACGAGACCCGCCTCTTCTATACGCGCAAGCCCTGGAAGCGCGTGATCGTGATGTTCGCGGGCCCGTTCATGAACCTGGTCCTGGCCGTCGCGATCTTCCTCGGCGTGATGATGACGTTCGGCGTCCAGACCCAGACCACCACGGTCGGCAAGGTCTCGGACTGTGTCATCCAGCAGAGCGAGAACCGCTCCAAGTGCGCGTCCGGTGACGAGGCCGCGCCCGCCAAGGCCGCCGGACTCCGGGGCGGCGACAAGATCGTCGCGTTCGACGGCCGCGCGGTCGACGACTGGGCCGCCCTGCAGTCCGACATCCGCTCCAACCCCGGCAAGGACGTCACGATCGTCGTCGACCGCAAGGGCGAGCGGGTCGAGCTGAAGGCCCACCTGATCAAGAACCAGGTCAGCAAGACCGACGGCAACGGCGGCTACGTCGAGGGCAAGTACGTGTACGCCGGCTTCCTCGGCTTCACGCCGGCCTCCGGCATCGTCCAGCAGTCGTTCGGACAGTCCGTGGACCGCATGGGCGACATGATGCAGAACGGCGTCGAGTCGCTGGTCTCGCTTCCCGGCAAGATCCCCGACCTGTGGAACGCGGCCTTCGGCGACGGCCCGCGCAAGGCCGACTCCCCGATGGGCGTGGTCGGCGCGGCCCGGATCGGCGGGGACGTCTTCACCCTCGACATCCCGGCCTCCCAGCAGGTCGCGATGATGCTGCTGCTGGTCGCGGGCTTCAATCTGTCCCTCTTCCTGTTCAACATGCTCCCGCTGCTCCCGCTCGACGGCGGGCACATCGCGGGCGCACTGTGGGAGTCCCTGCGACGCGGCACGGCGAGGGTGCTCAAGCGGCCCGATCCGGGTCCGTTCGACGTCGCGAAGCTGATGCCGGTGGCCTACGTGGTGGCCGGGATCTTCGTCTGCTTCACGCTTCTCGTGCTGGTCGCGGACGTGGTCAACCCGGTGAAAATCTCCTAG